One part of the Gammaproteobacteria bacterium genome encodes these proteins:
- a CDS encoding ABC transporter permease — translation DVERRYTASLLGLPLARHTYIAGRFAGIAVFLLVCGAFLGLCGGVVVWFMRADMSAGLALNWFNLVLAVWGDICRSILLLALAVLFSSISTSLFLPVFGTLGIYLAGSASQEVMDYLATEAGKQLPQATRTIAEILYFILPNFSVFDFKVHAVYGLATPLKGAMFAAAYFVVYGGIVLLLAIRLFSRRELP, via the coding sequence GACGTCGAAAGACGCTATACGGCCAGTTTGCTGGGCTTGCCGCTTGCCCGCCATACCTATATCGCCGGACGGTTTGCAGGGATCGCCGTTTTTTTGCTGGTGTGCGGGGCGTTTCTTGGCCTTTGTGGTGGTGTGGTTGTCTGGTTTATGCGCGCGGATATGAGCGCCGGCTTGGCTCTGAACTGGTTCAATTTGGTGCTGGCCGTTTGGGGGGATATCTGCAGGTCCATTTTGCTACTGGCTCTGGCCGTTTTGTTTTCATCAATCAGTACATCCCTTTTTCTGCCTGTTTTTGGCACGCTGGGGATCTATCTGGCAGGTTCTGCATCTCAGGAGGTCATGGATTATCTGGCAACTGAGGCGGGCAAGCAACTTCCGCAAGCAACGAGGACGATTGCGGAAATATTGTATTTTATCCTCCCCAATTTTTCCGTTTTCGATTTCAAGGTTCATGCGGTTTATGGCCTGGCGACGCCGCTCAAAGGCGCCATGTTCGCCGCGGCCTATTTTGTCGTTTATGGCGGTATCGTTCTTCTTTTGGCTAT